In Mariluticola halotolerans, one DNA window encodes the following:
- the glgX gene encoding glycogen debranching protein GlgX, which yields MTPELVPHGGAAEPRGATAMSDGVNFSVYSETATAIWVCIFDAQDDEIGRFLLDGHEDNVRFGLISGIGPGTRYGLRADGPYDPAQGYYFDPNKLLVDPYAKLIDRTFVRSPRLRLPREAEEDTASLVPKGIVIEAATERLQPRGSDAPGLIYELNVRGYTMRHPSVQGPLRGTVAGLTTRQVISHLEHLGVDVVELMPVAAWIDEGHLPILGLTNAWGYNPITYFAPDPRLMPRGLTELRAMTDMYREHGISVILDVVYNHTGEGDDQGPVLSFKGLDAHTYYRHVEVDGSQVLVNDTGTGNTLRCDHPEVQRLVIDSLRHWVEECGVSGFRFDLAPILGRSLEGFDGNAELIRKIKADPVLSKGLLVAEPWDPGPGGYQLGAFGDPFHEWNDKYRDQVRAFWRGDDDKLAALVRKVAGTSDVFDHNGRRPSAGINFLAVHDGFTLMDLVSYEDKHNEANGEENRDGHNHNSSWNCGVEGPSDDPEINAARARDIRAMLATLMFSRGVPMLQQGDEMGRSQHGNNNAYAQDNEITWLDWENADGELVNYVAALKAFRDAHPALSADRFLTGEEQNGVRDVVWLHPEGREMEDDDWHDAGASVIGMHLHVDGDELIIWFNRWVDAVDVSLPEPTTGNGWVSGICSSAEEPAFGDAGLLSLPSRSVVAIVPAEA from the coding sequence TTGACACCTGAACTTGTTCCCCATGGTGGCGCGGCTGAACCGCGTGGCGCCACGGCAATGTCTGATGGTGTCAATTTTTCGGTTTATTCCGAAACGGCGACGGCAATCTGGGTGTGCATATTTGATGCCCAGGATGACGAGATTGGCCGGTTTCTGCTCGACGGACATGAAGATAATGTGCGCTTCGGGCTGATCTCGGGCATTGGTCCGGGTACGCGCTATGGTTTGCGTGCCGATGGCCCCTATGATCCGGCGCAGGGCTATTATTTTGATCCCAACAAGCTGCTGGTCGATCCTTATGCCAAGCTGATTGACCGCACCTTCGTGCGTAGCCCGCGTTTGCGTCTGCCGCGCGAGGCGGAGGAGGATACGGCCTCACTAGTGCCCAAGGGTATCGTTATCGAGGCGGCAACGGAGCGGTTGCAGCCACGCGGCAGTGATGCGCCGGGGTTGATCTATGAACTGAATGTGCGTGGCTACACGATGCGCCATCCCAGCGTGCAGGGGCCGCTGCGTGGCACTGTCGCCGGATTGACGACGCGGCAGGTAATCTCGCATCTCGAACATCTTGGCGTTGATGTTGTTGAGTTGATGCCGGTGGCGGCGTGGATTGATGAGGGGCATTTGCCCATTCTCGGGCTGACCAATGCCTGGGGTTATAACCCTATCACTTATTTCGCGCCCGACCCGCGACTGATGCCGCGCGGCCTGACGGAATTGCGCGCCATGACCGATATGTATCGGGAACACGGCATCTCGGTGATCCTTGATGTGGTTTATAATCATACCGGGGAGGGTGATGATCAGGGACCGGTGCTCAGTTTCAAGGGGCTGGATGCCCATACCTATTACCGCCATGTGGAGGTGGATGGGAGCCAGGTGCTGGTCAACGATACGGGGACCGGCAATACGCTGCGCTGTGATCATCCCGAAGTGCAGCGGCTGGTGATCGACAGCCTCAGGCACTGGGTTGAGGAATGCGGGGTTTCGGGATTCCGGTTCGATCTTGCGCCTATTCTGGGGCGCAGCCTTGAGGGATTTGACGGGAACGCGGAACTTATCCGCAAGATCAAGGCTGATCCGGTTCTCTCAAAAGGCCTGCTGGTTGCGGAACCCTGGGATCCGGGTCCGGGCGGGTATCAGCTTGGTGCCTTCGGCGATCCGTTTCATGAATGGAATGACAAATATCGCGATCAGGTGCGCGCGTTCTGGCGGGGCGATGATGACAAGCTTGCAGCGCTGGTGCGCAAGGTTGCAGGTACGTCTGACGTGTTCGACCACAATGGCCGTAGGCCATCGGCGGGGATCAATTTCCTTGCGGTACATGACGGGTTCACCCTCATGGATCTGGTCAGCTATGAGGACAAGCACAACGAGGCGAATGGCGAAGAGAACCGGGACGGGCACAATCACAATTCTTCATGGAATTGCGGCGTAGAAGGCCCCAGTGATGACCCCGAGATCAATGCGGCCCGTGCCCGCGATATCCGCGCAATGCTGGCGACGTTGATGTTCAGCCGCGGTGTGCCGATGCTGCAGCAGGGCGATGAAATGGGCCGCAGCCAGCACGGCAACAATAATGCCTATGCCCAGGACAATGAAATTACCTGGCTGGACTGGGAAAACGCCGATGGTGAGCTGGTCAATTATGTGGCGGCGCTGAAGGCGTTTCGCGATGCGCATCCGGCACTGAGTGCCGACCGGTTTTTGACCGGTGAAGAACAGAATGGTGTGCGCGATGTGGTTTGGCTGCATCCTGAGGGCCGGGAAATGGAAGATGATGACTGGCACGATGCCGGCGCGTCGGTGATCGGTATGCATCTTCACGTCGATGGGGATGAACTGATCATCTGGTTCAACCGCTGGGTCGATGCCGTCGATGTCAGCCTGCCCGAACCCACAACCGGCAATGGCTGGGTCAGCGGCATATGCTCGTCCGCAGAAGAGCCGGCATTTGGCGATGCGGGCCTTCTGTCTTTGCCGTCCCGTTCGGTTGTCGCGATTGTGCCAGCCGAGGCGTGA
- the ureG gene encoding urease accessory protein UreG, whose translation MSSNGPLRIGIGGPVGSGKTTLCEMLLKAMRERYSMAVVTNDIYTKEDALILARLQAISEDRIVGVETGGCPHTAIREDASLNLAAIADLNRRFPDLDVILVESGGDNLAATFSPDLADLTLYVISVAQGEKIPRKGGPAITRSDLLIINKTDLAPHVGASLEVMEADTKTVRDDRPYVFTDLLRRDGLDEIIRFIELQGGLVAPQSKTG comes from the coding sequence ATGAGCAGCAATGGCCCCTTGCGTATCGGCATTGGCGGACCCGTCGGTTCCGGCAAGACCACCCTTTGCGAAATGCTGCTCAAAGCCATGCGCGAGCGCTATTCCATGGCCGTGGTCACCAATGATATTTACACCAAGGAAGACGCGCTGATCCTTGCCCGTCTGCAGGCCATTTCAGAAGACCGTATTGTGGGGGTGGAAACCGGCGGGTGCCCGCATACCGCCATTCGCGAAGACGCCTCGCTGAACCTTGCCGCCATTGCCGATCTCAACCGGCGCTTTCCCGATCTCGACGTCATTCTGGTCGAAAGCGGCGGCGACAATCTGGCCGCAACTTTCTCGCCAGATCTCGCCGATCTGACCCTTTACGTGATCTCGGTGGCGCAGGGCGAAAAAATTCCGCGCAAGGGTGGCCCGGCCATTACCCGTTCCGACCTGCTGATCATCAACAAGACCGATCTGGCGCCCCATGTCGGCGCCAGCCTCGAGGTGATGGAAGCGGACACCAAAACCGTGCGCGACGACCGGCCTTACGTCTTCACCGACCTGTTGCGGCGCGACGGGCTGGACGAGATCATCCGCTTTATCGAATTACAGGGCGGACTGGTCGCCCCGCAAAGCAAGACCGGATAG
- a CDS encoding DUF3995 domain-containing protein — MIAGIASLIFIPLLAISMVHVMWAFGSTWPVSDQKTLARTVTGFQGAERMPPRLLSALVAVLALVAGIWALSLSGPERDPVLVGGGVLLGLVFLARGIAGFTAWWRRLTPEEPFATFDKKVYSPLSLCIGLGFLFLTIWRFL; from the coding sequence ATGATCGCTGGTATCGCCTCACTGATTTTCATCCCGCTGCTCGCCATATCCATGGTGCATGTCATGTGGGCATTCGGCAGCACCTGGCCGGTAAGTGACCAGAAAACCCTTGCGCGCACGGTGACCGGTTTTCAGGGTGCTGAACGGATGCCCCCGCGCCTTTTGTCCGCGCTTGTAGCGGTTCTCGCTTTGGTCGCGGGCATCTGGGCCCTGTCGCTCAGCGGCCCGGAACGCGATCCGGTGCTGGTCGGCGGCGGTGTTCTGCTTGGACTTGTGTTTCTGGCGCGCGGCATTGCCGGCTTTACCGCCTGGTGGCGGCGCTTGACACCCGAAGAACCCTTCGCGACATTTGACAAGAAGGTCTACTCTCCGCTCAGCCTTTGCATTGGGCTTGGTTTCCTGTTTCTCACAATCTGGAGATTTTTATGA
- a CDS encoding urease accessory protein UreF: protein MDDHMALQRLLSWLSPAFPVGAFAYSAGLETAINDEQVTGPSELENWIAGSLSHGTARTDAVILAHAHRAHADTTQLQELADLCLALTPAKQRHDELTVIGNAFVTAASAWPSPVFERLPRPCPYPVAVGAIASAHDIPADATLIAFLTAYVQSQISVAIRLVPLGQTDGLGVLATLEPLIAVSARNAATCTLDDIGAIGYASDIAAMAHETLHSRIFRS from the coding sequence ATGGATGACCACATGGCGCTGCAACGCCTGCTCTCCTGGTTGTCACCGGCTTTTCCCGTCGGGGCCTTCGCCTATTCGGCGGGGCTTGAAACCGCGATCAATGATGAGCAGGTCACCGGGCCATCAGAACTCGAAAACTGGATTGCCGGCAGTCTGAGCCACGGCACCGCGAGAACGGATGCGGTCATTCTGGCCCATGCGCACCGCGCACACGCCGACACAACACAGCTGCAGGAATTGGCTGATCTCTGTCTGGCGCTGACACCTGCGAAACAACGCCATGACGAATTGACCGTCATCGGCAATGCCTTCGTCACTGCCGCCAGCGCCTGGCCATCTCCCGTTTTCGAACGCCTGCCCCGGCCCTGCCCCTACCCTGTCGCTGTGGGCGCCATCGCTTCGGCGCATGACATTCCGGCTGACGCGACCTTGATCGCCTTTCTGACCGCCTATGTGCAAAGCCAGATTTCAGTCGCTATTCGGCTGGTCCCGCTCGGGCAGACTGACGGGCTCGGCGTCCTTGCAACGCTCGAACCTTTGATTGCCGTCAGCGCCCGCAATGCGGCCACATGTACCCTCGACGATATCGGCGCAATCGGTTACGCAAGCGATATCGCCGCCATGGCCCATGAAACCCTGCACTCCCGGATATTTCGCTCATGA
- a CDS encoding urease accessory protein UreE yields MTRAISHDHAGQYQGTPYARVTLAHDERHLRRKLLTLENGDQVLADLPSSIVLAAGDVLVLEDGRLVEVAAAREALYEITAKSQIHLAKLCWHLGNRHLPAEITETCIYIQRDHVIRDMLSGLGATIVDVTRPFSPERGAYHSHDTTAHGHHHG; encoded by the coding sequence ATGACCCGCGCCATCTCCCATGATCATGCTGGCCAATATCAGGGCACGCCCTATGCAAGGGTTACCCTGGCCCATGATGAACGTCACTTGCGCCGCAAATTGCTGACCCTTGAAAACGGCGACCAAGTGCTGGCGGACTTGCCCAGTTCGATCGTTTTGGCAGCAGGCGACGTTCTGGTGCTGGAAGATGGCCGGCTGGTGGAAGTGGCAGCAGCCAGAGAGGCGCTTTACGAGATCACCGCCAAAAGCCAGATCCATCTGGCAAAGCTTTGCTGGCACCTTGGCAATCGCCACCTGCCCGCCGAAATCACCGAAACTTGCATTTATATCCAGCGCGACCATGTCATCCGGGACATGCTCTCCGGCCTCGGCGCCACAATCGTTGACGTCACGCGCCCTTTTTCGCCAGAACGCGGTGCCTATCACAGCCATGACACCACGGCACACGGACATCATCATGGATGA
- a CDS encoding MliC family protein — protein sequence MRRFMFGTFAMAIIGAAPVAAAETSMQLVITLPGNAERHVVHYKCEDADEPLQVEYLNANPDYLAILPVDGVKQIFVTTIAASGVRYISGKYVWWTKGAEASLFDLTEGLDAEPLTSCLEANDIP from the coding sequence ATGCGACGCTTCATGTTTGGCACATTTGCCATGGCAATTATCGGCGCTGCCCCGGTGGCTGCAGCAGAGACCAGCATGCAACTGGTCATCACCCTGCCCGGCAACGCGGAACGTCACGTGGTGCACTATAAATGCGAAGATGCAGACGAACCTCTGCAGGTTGAGTATCTCAACGCCAATCCTGACTATCTGGCCATCCTGCCGGTTGATGGCGTAAAGCAGATATTCGTCACCACCATCGCCGCCTCCGGCGTACGCTATATTTCAGGCAAATACGTATGGTGGACAAAGGGTGCGGAAGCCAGCCTGTTCGATCTGACCGAAGGTCTTGATGCAGAGCCGCTCACCTCGTGCCTTGAGGCCAACGACATTCCATGA
- a CDS encoding PilZ domain-containing protein, with protein sequence MSFETIDTTDVRFVGRISGRYTLPGRKPRNGMTVFACQTQSMTPQQILVSAPVIGNSGEPVSANFEELGLVHGYVSRKIDGGFAIEVDEGACDVARLAARIAWVKKRITAGVTDERSHKRVIPRNPHSTLVLADGKLVRCFVVDMSASGAAISANLRPPLGTALAVGRVIGRVVRRLDVGFAVKFIAPQPLENIEQSLFKSPQELA encoded by the coding sequence ATGAGTTTTGAAACTATCGACACAACCGACGTGCGGTTCGTGGGCCGCATTTCCGGACGTTACACACTTCCCGGGCGCAAGCCGCGCAATGGCATGACTGTGTTTGCCTGTCAGACCCAATCGATGACGCCGCAGCAAATACTGGTTTCGGCACCTGTGATTGGCAATTCCGGTGAACCGGTTTCGGCCAATTTCGAAGAACTCGGGCTGGTACATGGTTATGTGAGCCGCAAGATTGATGGTGGTTTCGCTATTGAAGTGGATGAGGGTGCCTGCGATGTGGCACGGCTGGCGGCGCGCATAGCCTGGGTCAAAAAGCGCATTACCGCGGGGGTGACGGACGAGCGGTCTCACAAGCGGGTTATTCCGCGCAATCCGCATTCGACCCTGGTGCTGGCGGATGGCAAACTGGTGCGGTGTTTCGTCGTTGATATGTCGGCATCCGGCGCGGCCATTTCGGCAAATTTGCGGCCGCCGTTGGGAACAGCGCTTGCTGTTGGCCGGGTTATTGGCCGGGTCGTGCGACGTCTGGATGTCGGCTTTGCGGTGAAATTCATCGCGCCGCAACCGCTCGAGAACATTGAGCAGTCCTTGTTCAAAAGCCCGCAGGAGCTTGCCTGA
- the trhA gene encoding PAQR family membrane homeostasis protein TrhA: MNTTDTTPVTGTWWHKSRLATRAEKIADAVVHGIGLVVALLAGSALLTAALIKTAPHEFPALVVYVASLVAVLSISMAFNLWPRTDFKRLLARLDQAAIFLFIAGTYTPFLSLMWGTPEGTGLMIFVWATALVGIALKLIVPEKFGRLAIVLYLAIGWSGVLVFKSLAAALPDTALWLLVAGGITYSLGIIFHLWEKLTFHSALWHLFVVIGASLHLIALFDAMVISRW, translated from the coding sequence TTGAATACGACAGACACAACGCCGGTGACCGGCACTTGGTGGCACAAGAGCCGCCTTGCAACGCGCGCTGAAAAGATTGCCGACGCGGTGGTGCACGGGATTGGCCTTGTGGTGGCACTCCTGGCGGGCTCGGCATTGCTGACCGCGGCTCTTATCAAGACCGCGCCGCATGAATTCCCCGCTCTGGTAGTTTATGTGGCCTCGCTGGTGGCTGTGCTGTCGATTTCCATGGCCTTCAACCTGTGGCCGCGCACCGACTTTAAACGCCTGCTGGCGCGGCTCGATCAGGCGGCAATTTTCCTTTTTATCGCGGGCACTTACACCCCATTCCTCTCACTGATGTGGGGGACGCCGGAGGGCACGGGCCTGATGATTTTTGTCTGGGCCACTGCGCTTGTGGGCATTGCTCTTAAGCTGATCGTACCGGAAAAATTCGGGCGGCTGGCGATTGTCTTGTATCTGGCGATCGGCTGGAGCGGGGTTCTGGTATTCAAAAGCCTTGCCGCCGCCTTGCCGGACACGGCCCTGTGGTTGCTGGTTGCCGGGGGGATCACCTATTCTTTGGGTATCATCTTCCACCTTTGGGAAAAGCTGACCTTTCACAGCGCGTTATGGCATCTGTTCGTCGTGATTGGCGCGTCGCTGCATCTGATCGCGCTGTTCGATGCCATGGTGATCAGCCGCTGGTAG
- a CDS encoding YrhK family protein, producing MSFFAPGNATRSDRHRHIYALYELAYTLADVAAAGLFLVGSIMFFYETLQTQAIWCFVIGSAFFALKPTLRLIREFHYLAIGDIDDLARRAEQ from the coding sequence ATGTCATTTTTTGCACCCGGAAATGCCACCAGATCCGACCGGCATCGGCACATCTACGCGCTTTACGAATTGGCCTATACCCTCGCCGATGTCGCGGCCGCCGGCCTGTTTCTCGTCGGGTCGATAATGTTCTTTTATGAAACGCTGCAAACGCAGGCAATCTGGTGCTTCGTCATCGGTTCAGCGTTTTTTGCCCTGAAACCCACTCTCCGGCTGATCCGGGAATTTCACTATCTCGCGATTGGCGATATCGATGATCTGGCCCGGCGAGCCGAGCAATGA
- a CDS encoding GNAT family N-acetyltransferase, whose protein sequence is MLKKLSDAPKRSLLDSLVIRACCPDDAAALCALINLPGVRQGTLQLPFQQPDHIRTQLEKPDPDALHLIASIDGHLIGSAGLSRFRGRRRHAADFGMMVHDDYAGRGVGHALAKELIETADQWLGIDRIELTVFADNQPAIALYKKLGFKTEGTLQSFALRDGAYIDAVSMARLRETISLA, encoded by the coding sequence ATGCTGAAAAAACTCTCCGACGCGCCCAAAAGATCCCTGCTCGACAGCCTCGTCATCCGCGCCTGCTGCCCGGATGATGCAGCAGCCCTTTGCGCCTTGATCAACCTGCCTGGCGTCCGTCAGGGCACCTTGCAGTTACCGTTCCAACAACCGGATCACATCCGCACGCAACTGGAAAAACCCGATCCGGACGCATTGCATTTGATCGCCAGCATTGACGGGCACCTGATTGGCAGCGCGGGCCTTAGCCGCTTTCGGGGGCGTCGCCGCCACGCAGCGGATTTTGGCATGATGGTGCATGACGACTATGCCGGGCGCGGTGTCGGTCACGCCCTCGCCAAAGAGTTGATCGAAACCGCCGATCAGTGGCTTGGCATTGATCGCATCGAGCTGACGGTCTTTGCGGACAATCAGCCCGCCATCGCGCTATACAAAAAACTGGGCTTCAAAACCGAGGGCACATTGCAATCCTTCGCCCTGCGCGATGGCGCGTATATCGACGCCGTGAGCATGGCCCGCCTGCGCGAAACCATTTCTCTCGCCTGA
- a CDS encoding peroxiredoxin produces MTLRTVPDVTFKTRVRDETIEGPNPFRWEDKTTADFFGGKRVILFSLPGAFTPTCSTYQLPDFEKLYDEFRAEGIDEIYCISVNDAFVMNAWGKSQGLVNVKLIPDGSGEFTRKVGMLVAKDNLGFGMRSWRYAAIVNDGTFEKLFVEEGFSDNCETDPYGASSPQNILESLKAEKIAAE; encoded by the coding sequence ATGACCCTCCGCACGGTCCCCGACGTAACTTTCAAAACCCGCGTTCGCGACGAAACCATTGAAGGCCCGAACCCCTTCCGCTGGGAAGACAAGACGACTGCCGATTTCTTCGGCGGCAAGCGCGTCATTCTCTTCTCCCTGCCCGGCGCGTTCACCCCAACCTGCTCGACCTATCAATTGCCGGATTTCGAAAAACTCTATGATGAGTTCCGTGCTGAAGGCATCGACGAAATCTACTGCATTTCCGTCAACGACGCCTTCGTGATGAACGCGTGGGGCAAGTCGCAGGGCCTCGTCAATGTGAAACTGATCCCCGACGGCTCGGGCGAGTTCACGCGCAAGGTGGGCATGCTTGTTGCCAAGGATAATCTGGGCTTTGGCATGCGCTCCTGGCGTTATGCGGCCATCGTCAACGACGGCACATTCGAAAAGCTGTTTGTGGAAGAAGGCTTCTCGGACAATTGCGAGACCGATCCCTATGGCGCTTCCTCGCCGCAAAACATTCTCGAAAGCCTCAAGGCTGAAAAAATCGCCGCCGAATAG
- the ureC gene encoding urease subunit alpha has translation MPTRITRATYADMYGPTVGDKVRLADTELFIEVEKDFTTYGEEVKFGGGKVIRDGMGQSQATRVEGAVDTVITNALVVDVTGIYKADIGLKNGVIAAIGKAGNPDTQPGVTIIIGPSTEIIAGEGKILTAGGFDAHIHFICPQQIEEALMSGLTTMLGGGSGPAHGTLATTCTGAWHIGRMMQSFDAFPMNLALAGKGNASVPAPLEEMVLAGAAALKLHEDWGTTPAAIDNCLTVADAYDVQVMIHTDTLNESGFVENTVDAFKGRTIHAFHTEGAGGGHAPDIIKVAGLSNVIPSSTNPTRPYTTNTIAEHLDMLMVCHHLDQNIPEDVAFAESRIRKETIAAEDILHDMGAFSIISSDSQAMGRVGEVIIRTWQTADKMKRQRGPLPEENGDNDNFRVKRYIAKYTINPAIAQGLSRHIGSIEVGKRADLVMWNPAFFGVKPDMVLLGGSIAAAPMGDPNASIPTPQPMHYRYMFAAYGKSVTNSSVIFTSEAALNDGVRGKLGLDKQLLAVENTRSGISKASMVHNSLTPQIDVDPETYEVRANGELLTCEPATVLPMAQRYFLF, from the coding sequence ATGCCCACAAGGATCACCCGCGCGACTTATGCCGACATGTATGGCCCGACCGTGGGTGACAAGGTGCGGCTGGCCGATACCGAATTGTTCATTGAGGTGGAGAAGGATTTCACCACCTATGGCGAAGAGGTCAAGTTCGGCGGCGGCAAGGTGATCCGCGATGGCATGGGCCAGTCCCAGGCGACAAGGGTCGAGGGCGCGGTCGATACCGTCATCACCAATGCCCTCGTCGTTGACGTGACCGGCATCTACAAGGCCGATATCGGCCTCAAGAACGGCGTGATCGCCGCCATTGGCAAGGCGGGCAATCCCGATACCCAGCCGGGCGTCACCATCATCATTGGCCCCTCGACCGAGATCATTGCCGGTGAAGGCAAGATTTTAACCGCCGGCGGCTTTGACGCACATATCCATTTCATCTGCCCCCAGCAGATCGAGGAAGCGCTGATGTCGGGCCTGACCACCATGCTGGGCGGCGGCTCTGGCCCCGCCCATGGCACGCTGGCGACCACCTGCACCGGTGCATGGCATATCGGCCGCATGATGCAAAGTTTTGACGCTTTCCCCATGAACCTGGCGCTGGCGGGCAAGGGCAATGCCTCTGTCCCTGCCCCGCTTGAGGAAATGGTCCTCGCAGGCGCGGCCGCCCTCAAACTGCACGAGGACTGGGGCACCACCCCGGCTGCCATCGATAATTGCCTGACGGTCGCCGATGCCTATGACGTACAGGTGATGATCCATACCGACACGCTCAACGAGAGCGGTTTTGTCGAGAACACGGTTGATGCCTTCAAGGGCCGCACCATTCACGCTTTCCACACCGAGGGGGCAGGTGGCGGCCATGCGCCGGACATTATCAAGGTCGCCGGCCTCAGCAATGTCATCCCCTCATCGACCAATCCCACGCGGCCCTATACCACCAACACGATTGCCGAGCATCTCGACATGCTCATGGTCTGCCACCATCTCGACCAGAACATTCCCGAAGACGTGGCCTTTGCCGAAAGCCGCATCCGCAAGGAAACCATCGCTGCCGAAGACATCCTGCACGACATGGGTGCCTTCTCGATCATTTCGTCGGACAGCCAGGCCATGGGCCGGGTCGGCGAGGTGATCATCCGCACCTGGCAGACCGCCGACAAGATGAAGCGCCAACGCGGGCCCCTGCCCGAGGAAAACGGCGACAACGACAATTTCCGCGTCAAACGCTATATCGCCAAATACACCATCAACCCGGCGATTGCTCAGGGCCTGTCCAGGCATATCGGCTCGATCGAGGTCGGCAAACGCGCCGATCTGGTGATGTGGAACCCGGCCTTTTTCGGCGTCAAACCCGACATGGTCCTGCTCGGCGGCTCCATCGCCGCCGCACCAATGGGCGATCCCAATGCGTCAATCCCGACGCCGCAGCCAATGCACTACCGCTACATGTTTGCCGCCTATGGCAAATCGGTGACCAATTCCTCGGTCATTTTCACCTCGGAAGCGGCGCTGAATGACGGCGTGCGCGGCAAGCTCGGCCTCGACAAGCAACTCCTCGCTGTTGAAAATACCCGCAGCGGCATCTCCAAGGCTTCAATGGTTCACAACAGCCTCACCCCGCAGATCGACGTTGATCCCGAGACCTATGAGGTGCGGGCGAATGGGGAATTGCTGACCTGCGAACCGGCAACGGTGCTCCCCATGGCACAGCGGTATTTCCTGTTTTGA
- a CDS encoding urease subunit beta, which translates to MIPGEIITKSGDIELNTGASSLTLEVANTGDRPIQVGSHYHFFETNDGLHFDRDKTRGMRLDIAAGTAVRFEPGQTREITLVPLSGARTVYGFQQKIMGTL; encoded by the coding sequence ATGATCCCCGGCGAAATCATCACCAAATCCGGCGATATAGAGCTGAACACCGGCGCGTCTTCCCTGACCCTTGAAGTGGCCAATACCGGTGACCGTCCAATCCAGGTCGGCTCGCACTACCATTTCTTTGAAACCAATGACGGCCTGCATTTCGACCGCGATAAAACCCGTGGCATGCGCCTCGATATCGCAGCGGGCACTGCCGTCAGGTTCGAGCCGGGCCAGACCCGTGAAATCACGCTCGTGCCGCTATCCGGTGCACGGACCGTTTATGGCTTCCAGCAAAAAATAATGGGCACACTCTGA
- a CDS encoding HupE/UreJ family protein, producing MIKRLVAIAALTLTASPALAHTGIGAHGSFMAGLAHPISGLDHVLAMVAVGLWAAQTGGKALWAWPLAFVSVMLIGGGLGIAGFALPMVEPGILASIVVLGLMVGFAVKVPTAAGAALVGAFALLHGHAHGTELAGGTALTYAAGFALATMALHLSGLGAGLLTHRRFAGIALRLAGAVTAALGLGLAFAV from the coding sequence ATGATCAAACGTCTGGTGGCCATTGCCGCCCTCACCCTCACCGCCTCACCGGCCCTGGCCCATACCGGCATTGGCGCGCATGGCTCGTTCATGGCAGGTCTTGCCCATCCGATCTCGGGGCTGGATCATGTGCTCGCCATGGTGGCGGTCGGCCTCTGGGCTGCGCAGACCGGGGGCAAGGCGCTTTGGGCCTGGCCGCTGGCCTTTGTCTCGGTCATGCTGATCGGCGGCGGGCTTGGCATAGCCGGCTTTGCCCTGCCCATGGTCGAACCAGGCATTCTCGCCTCCATCGTCGTGCTGGGCCTGATGGTCGGCTTCGCCGTCAAGGTACCGACGGCTGCCGGCGCGGCACTTGTTGGTGCATTTGCCCTGTTGCACGGCCATGCCCATGGCACTGAACTGGCAGGCGGCACCGCCCTCACCTATGCGGCAGGCTTTGCTCTCGCCACCATGGCGCTGCATCTTTCGGGCCTCGGTGCCGGTCTGTTGACCCATCGCCGCTTTGCGGGCATCGCCTTGCGCCTTGCCGGTGCGGTGACAGCGGCTCTCGGCCTCGGGCTGGCCTTCGCCGTTTAA
- a CDS encoding urease subunit gamma, protein MNLTPREKDKLLISMAAMVARRRLERGVKLNHPEAIALISDFVVEGARDGRPVAELMESGAHVISRDQVMDGIAEMIHDIQVEATFPDGTKLVTVHQPIR, encoded by the coding sequence ATGAACCTGACACCCCGCGAAAAAGACAAACTGCTGATTTCCATGGCCGCCATGGTTGCCCGCCGCCGCCTTGAGCGCGGCGTCAAACTCAATCATCCCGAAGCCATCGCACTGATTTCCGACTTTGTCGTCGAAGGTGCACGCGATGGCCGGCCCGTCGCAGAACTGATGGAATCGGGTGCCCATGTCATCTCCCGCGATCAGGTGATGGACGGCATTGCCGAGATGATCCACGACATCCAGGTGGAAGCCACTTTTCCCGACGGCACCAAACTGGTAACCGTCCATCAGCCGATCCGGTAA